TGGTGATGATGATCAATGCCTCTGTACCTAGATTATGATGCCGCTTACAGCAGCAATTCCTGAGTCACCAAGTCAGAAGTGAGCCAGCGCGGACGCTACATGCCTACGGAGGAAGACGCCGTGGTTTCCAACGCCAGTACCTACGGAGGGAAACCCTCCGTAGGTATTGGCTCCCTATGGCGCTGCGCCACGCCTTACGGTTATCAAATTCATGTTGCTTGCTAGCGCTCCCTGCTGGAGCATCGCGCACAAAAAATGTTACAGATGACCAGAACTAGACCTTAGTTTTGGTCAAAAGCGCTACATTTCAACTTCTCATCTCACCCCTAAAGCCGGAAAAACTTTTGCCTGCTTCGATGTAACATAGACACGCTGCTCTTCCTTAAGGTTGAGCTTATTAAACTGGTCACGAGTGAGGAAAGCATTTACTGTTTCTCCAGACTTGAGAACTAACTCAAGGCGAATTTCCCATCCTAAGTTAAGAATGCGCAATACCTTGGCGGGTGTCCCATCCTCAGTCGGGCTGGTCTGAATCAAAACGTCATGAGGGCGTAAAAAGATTTGCTCGTTTGTTCGAGAATTTAAATCCCTATCTGGTAAAACACCAGAAGTAGGTGGAAGAACATTCACTGGACCAATAAAGCTCATGACAAAAGGTGTTGCTGGCTGGTCATAAATCTCAGCAGAGGTACCAACTTGCTCTACCCGACCTTGATTCATCACCACAATTTGGTCTGCAACTTCCATTGCTTCTTCTTGGTCGTGGGTGACAAGTACAGTTGTCACATGAACATCTTCATGCAGTTTTCGTAAGCTCGCCCTTAATTCCTTACGGACTTTAGCATCTAACGCTCC
This portion of the Brasilonema sennae CENA114 genome encodes:
- a CDS encoding sulfate/molybdate ABC transporter ATP-binding protein: MGIVVENVTRQFGSFLAVDNVSLEIPTGSLVALLGPSGSGKSTLLRMIAGLEVPNSGHIWLIGEDATYKSVQERQIGFVFQHYALFKHLTVRQNIAFPLEIRKFAKNRIKPRVEELLDLVRLQGFGDRYPSQLSGGQRQRVALARALAVQPRILLLDEPFGALDAKVRKELRASLRKLHEDVHVTTVLVTHDQEEAMEVADQIVVMNQGRVEQVGTSAEIYDQPATPFVMSFIGPVNVLPPTSGVLPDRDLNSRTNEQIFLRPHDVLIQTSPTEDGTPAKVLRILNLGWEIRLELVLKSGETVNAFLTRDQFNKLNLKEEQRVYVTSKQAKVFPALGVR